DNA from Debaryomyces hansenii CBS767 chromosome A complete sequence:
CGTTACCATTTATACCATCACAGTCAACTTTGCTGCAAACGTAATCGAATAAGTCTTCATAATCATCGGAACTAACGTCAGAATCAACGACACAGGTAAGAGATTTAGCCATGCAGTCACAAGCTTCCTTATCAGGAGTTGGTGGCAATTTGGTAGCAGCAGACCAGTTCGATGTGGAAGTTGGACAAGATGTAACGGAAGCAGATCCGACAGAAGATGACTGAGCGGCGGATGGAGAGATTGAAGCTAACTCAGCTTTCAAGTAAGAGAAATCTTTCAAGGTGGAAACACTGCTACCAGAGACAGAAACTAAACCATAGtcgttttcttcttggaaGTACATGTAAACAATACCACCGGACCAGACATCAGTCATATCATCACCGTAAATAGTTCCAACTTCTTCGAATTTTCTAGGAGAAACTTCGTTACAACCATATTCGGAGAAGAAGATTGGAATACCCAAGTTCTTGTATTGTTTAGTGATTGATTCATAACCAGATTTCTTGAAACTGGATGATCCACACCATTCGTACATGTTAATACCAAAGAAATCAgctctttcttcttcgctACCACAAGCAAAGTAGTCAGCTAAGGAATCTCTGATATCGGAGTCATCGTTAGCAGAGTAACCAACTGGAATAGTTCTGTAGTTTTGAGCTTTAATGTAGGCCTTGGTGTCTCTGACGGCAGCCTTGACGTAAGCGGAAGCATCGGTGTTGGTCTTGTCGTTGGTAACTTCGTTACCAGCAAAGAAACCTAAAACATTGGTATAGTTTTGGAACAAGTCAACAACACCGGTGTATCTGTCGAATAATTCAAGGTTCCATTCTGGACTCTTTCTGTTGATGGATTCATCTGGTTGGGATAAATCTGCAATGACATAAATACCTGCATCTTGTAACAAGCTCATACACTCAGTGTGGTCTAATGAAACATTCAAAGCGTACACTCTGATAACGTTGGTCTGTAACTCTTCCAAGTATGGAATATCTCTCTTACATGCTTCAGCATCGGCCAAAGGATCAACAAAAGAAACATCTGATGAGTTAGCAGTGTTTTGTTGGTAGGCAACACCCTTCATGAAGAATTGGGATCCGTTGTTGGAGTAGAAAAATTTGTTACCAACAACTTCGATTTCTGGCAAGTCTTCTGCAACAGCAGACGGAACCAATGCACTGGTGGCCAATAAGGCACTAGAAATTAATGACTTGAATAacatattattgaataattatttcagTCAAATGGTCTAACCTAATATTAGAGGGAAATTTTATGATAGATTTTCACGAAATATCCCAGTATTTATTCCTCGATCGAATCCTGTCCCAtagtaatataaatagCCTACGCCTACACATATATTAAGGCAGTACcataattgattaataCCCAATTCGGGTGaaaaaattttttattatgtAAACACGAGCGCACAATTCGTGTTTTATTATTCCGGATAATAACTGATTATGAACAAGGTCGATCCTCCTAATTATCTTGGTTGTTATGTAGCCAATTGATGCCCATCTCATATTGTGTGTACGGTCGTACATGTCATCGAATATCTAACATTTTGACTCCCTAATACTTGGTTAATAGCTAATGGATATGGTATTCTGCCTAAAAATGTCCTGCCGACAGCCACACAGCATAGCCATAGAGCCCAAATTAGCGAGCGGGCTGGGAAGGAACGGGTCTGGCGACGGGGTGTATTAACTCCTGGTACTACAGGTGCAAACCGGTCAACCCATCCTGACGAGACGGGTGGACGGCTCGGTTCCTGCCACCGGTTGTGTAACGGATCGAAGCTTGTATGCACTTTGCGATAGTGTAGTGTATGGATGTGATCCTCGAAGGGATATCCAAGTGGTATCTGGTATGCACACGGCGAGGAATTTGGCATTGTCAGGAGAGTTCGAGCGCAGTGTTCTTGGTGCAGTGTTGCTCGCGTAAGGCAAATTATGAGCGTAATCAGGGTACAGAACGTAATTGGACAGCATTGATATTAGCGCAATGAGGTGATTGACGTAGAATAGTAAAATTAGATTGATAACGAACAATCGGTGCAGGGATGTTGCGAGGGTAATAGCTTTGAAACCAAGTTACGCACCGTTCAAGTGGTGGTCTAGTGTTTCAAATGGCACAAGGAGATGAGTGGGCTTGGGTACTTCTGTAATTGGCTCATTAATTGAAATAGTGAATAGAAGTATAGATTGTGTGAAACATGGCTGAATGTTTTATTGTTCTACGTTGTTTACGTCGGGTACGATTCGGAGAGAAGGTGCGACTGGCATTCGATGAGTCTTGGGGTCCATGTAGAATCTGCTTAGTCGTGTAGCTAAGGTATACTGCGTAGCAAGGTGGAAACTTTTAATAGAAACAGTCGTAGATACGGACGTTTCTAAGTGAGTTATGGTGCATGATGTAATTGAAAAGCGTGTGGAATGTATAAAGTGGCTGGCTGTATACTTGCAGTTTATGCTGATATGCTGAACCTGATTTTGGGGCAATCATATTAAAGTTTGGCATGCGTTTCTCTATGATGACATTTTGGCCAAGCTTATCGATGGAGAGCGGTGACAGGTGCCATTCCCGATATCAATTCGCGTATTTCGCCGAGTTGTGTTTGAAAGGAACTAAACAGAGCTGTACAATCCACATTATCGGCCATCGATGTATTGTGGTGCGATTGGAGGCGCATTCGCGAATGGATATCTAATGAGTATGTACATGAACCACCCACTAGATATTTAGTtaaaatagaatattaGGTATGGAGTCCGTTGAAGTTGTCTGGTAGGCtgtaatttatatattgaaaataaaatatgaTTATGTAGTCAGTTAATTTCGTCTGGTAGGTCGAAATTGCGTTTTtggaaaaaattgcaaattttGTAAAATGTACcagatttcaaaatcaaacaacAACTCTAGCTACACTACGACTTTTACTTAACTTTATACTTTTATCTAAACATTACTGTCatacaaaattattctcTAGGATACCTTGACACTCTCGAGCATCATGATTACACCATTATATTACTATATCAGATTCCACTCCGGGTCCCAGTTTAGATCACACACATAACAGCTTTACTATTATATACCCCATTAAATCCTCCCCACCATATCCTCATAGCACCAGATTTTGCATTGGGAATCTTATTGTTCCGTGTCCGAGATGCAACATGCTTCTTTATACTTCTACACCCTTCTCCCACAACCAGCTTCCATCATAACACATTAACATACATTAACATACTGTAATACTATAACACTATAACACTGTCACACTAACGCTATAATAAACCTCTACTTGGAACACATCTACCCACCAAGCCCCTCATAGGCACGCCCCCAATCATACCGCACCACCCTAGGCGAAATCGACCCCACGGAGATAAAGCCAAATCTTCCACCAGCTTCTTTCTATAATCAATCCTTATGCCAACCAACCTCTACACACATAAGATACCATAATGCCTCCGCTACACGGCTGTAGAATTCTTGTAAAGTCGTAATGGCCAAAAAATTTGCTAGGCGGTATTATGTAACATACGATGGGGTCAATCACCTCCGCTTCTGTCGACgcatttaaagaaaaaatagTCCGTTTGGCCCCATAAAaagttttcttttcttaCAACATATTCATTCTAAAGGTTATACAATGTCAGATGAAAAGATATTAAACGATGTGTCAGAATCAGAAGACACAGGCTACTTAGAATCGTATATCAGatttaatgatgatttggaaAAGGACTATTGCTTCCAGATTAAGGTTGACAAAAGATATAGAGATTTgcttgaaattttcaaatccttGCCAATTGCATTAAGACCAAATGTATTCCATTACTCCAAACCAATTGGATTTCAGGTTTCAACCTGTCCTGGGTATTTGACGGAAGACGGTTCGTTGTTGTTCAGTTACGAAACAGGGATGGAAAAGTTCTTGAAGAAAGTGTCGTTTGACGATAAAATTGCTGACACCATTTGGCCAGGgcaattaattcttccaGTTTGGGAGTTCAACTCGTTTGCGTTTTACTCGTTCATTACGTTGTTGGTATGCTGGTTATACACCGATTTGCCGGACTTCATTTCCCCAACTCCTGGTATTTGCTTGACCAACCACATGACTCGTGGAGCTAGTTATTTAGCCACGTACTTTGGCCAACATAAATTGGCCCATGCTTTGATTGTTGATATCGAGGACCCGGTTGGAATTATAGGCCAGTgtttattttttgtttttcacCTCATCAAGGTGTTGGTTATCTTCTTGCTTTTCCACTTGGGTACGTTCAATCCAATTCGTATGAACAGATTTTCAGGCACAAAGGTCCCAACTGATATCTCCAGGGAACAATTGATCGAATTAGGCTGGACCGGTTCCAGAAGAGCCACTCCAGATGAGTACAAGGAATATTACAGAGACTACAAGATCAAGGAACACGGTGGCATGGTCCAAGCCCACCAAGCTGGTGTCTTCGATACCTTGAAGAACTTGGGGATCTACTTGGGAGAAGGCGAAGGTTTCAACACCCCAATGGACTCCAAGAGCACCATGGCCGACTTGTGCGACGAGGAAAACGACAAATTCACCTTATCGTACGACTACTTGGCCCAATTGGGCGCCTTTTTCGCCAGCTACATCGAAAAGGAAGGTGTCGACTTGGCTGACACCATCAAGCAGTTCAGAAGATTCGGTCTCTTGCACTGCACTGACTCTGTCAAAAAGGCAGTCCAGCAAAGAAAAATCTTCGGCGATTCCAAGATCAATAAATAGTTCCATTACTTCTTTCTATCTCTGTTACGAGTCCCTCGTCTATAGATTgctttaattaataatattttgctaCTTTTACTCAATTGACTACACCTGGCCATTTATGTCCTGGGCATTTACCGGCACTAGCCCATATGGCCCACTGCCAACCGAGTCCTATTCTCGCTCGTTCTCGTTCCCTATGTCCTCGTTTAACTTCGTTTGTGATCGCCTTTGTGGACAAATGTCGTACCGCCTATATGTCGTCGTGACTCACCCGGTACCCTTGTCTTTCACATGGTAATCGTCCGTGGTAGGTGTAAACGTTGATAAAACAATGTGATATCACGTGAACTGGGccaatttttgaaaaatttaatttttcaacaacGGACACCTGTAAGTAGTCATATATAAAGGGACATAATTCCGCTTTACACAGCAActattaaatgattttttattaattatatattgttaGGTTTATTTTAAAACAAAACATAATTATAACATAGTTAACAATGGTTCAATCATCTATTTTAGGGTTCCCACGTATCGGTGGACAAagagaattgaagaaggtCACCGAATCTTACTGGCAAGGTAAGGTTGGTGTCAACGATTTATTATCCAAGGGTAAGGAATTGAGAAGCCACAACTGGAAGTTGCAAAAGGAAGCCGGTGTTGATGTTATTCCATCCAACGATTTCTCTTACTACGATCAAGTTTTGGATTTATCTTTGTTATTCAATGTTATCCCAGACAGATACACCAAGTTCGAATTGGCCCCAATTGACGTTTTATTCGCCATGGGTAGAGGTTTACAAAGAAAGGCTACCGACTCAACCCCAGCTGTTGATGTTACTGCTTTGGAAATGGTCAAATGGTTCGATTCTAACTACCATTATGTCAGACCAACCTTCTCGCACTCCACCGAATTCAAGTTAAACACTGAAGCCGGTTTAAAGCCAGTTGACGAATACTTGGAAGCTAAGGCTTTAGGTATTGAAACCAGACCAGTCATTGTTGGTCCAATCTCTTACCTTTACTTAGGTAAGGCTGACAAGGACTCTTTAGACTTGGAcccaatttctttattggACAAGATCTTACCAGTTTACAAGCAATTGTTAGCTAAGTTGAAGGAAGCTGGTGCTAAGGAAGTTCAAATTGATGAACCAATCTTAGTCTTAGACTTACCAAAGGAAATCCAAGCTAAGTACGCTGATGCTTACAAGGCTTTAGCCGGTTCTGATGTTCCAGAAATCGTCTTAGCTACTTACTTCGGTGATGTCAGACCAAACTTGTCTGCTATCAAGGGCTTACCAGTCTCTGGTTTCCACTTTGATTTCGCCAGAGTTCCAGAACAACTTGACGAAGTTGTTGCCGCTTTAGGTGACAAGCAAACCTTATCCGTTGGTATTGTTGACGGTAGAAACATCTGGAAGACCGATTACTCCAAGGCTTCCGCTTTCGTTGCTAAGGCTATCGAAAAGGTTGGTAAGGACAGAGTCGTTGTCTccacttcttcttcattattacaCACTCCAGTCGACTTACAAAACGAAAAGAAGTTAGATGCCACCATCAAGGACTGGTTCTCTTTCGCCACCCAAAAGTTAGACGAAGTTGTTGTTCTTGCTAAGAACGCTTCCGGTGAAGATGTTTCCAAGGAATTAGCTGCTAACGCTCAATCTATCAAGTCCAGACAAGAATCTTCTATCACTACCAATCCAAAGGTTCAAGAAAGATTAGCTACTGTTAACGAATCTTTATCTACCAGAAAGGTTCCATTCGCTGAAAGATTACCATCTCAACAAACCAAGTACAACTTGCCATTGTTCCCAACCACCACCATTGGTTCTTTCCCTCAAACCAAGGACATCAGAATCAACAGAAACAAGTACACCAAGGGTGAATTAACCGCTGAACAATACGaagaattcatcaacaaggaaattgaaactGTTGTCAGAttccaagaagaaatcgGTTTAGATGTCTTAGTCCACGGTGAACCAGAAAGAAACGATATGGTTCAATACTTCGGTGAACAATTAGAAGGTTACGCTTTCACCACTAACGGTTGGGTTCAATCTTACGGTTC
Protein-coding regions in this window:
- a CDS encoding DEHA2A07414p (highly similar to uniprot|P05694 Saccharomyces cerevisiae YER091c MET6 5-methyltetrahydropteroyltriglutamate--homocysteine methyltransferase), whose protein sequence is MVQSSILGFPRIGGQRELKKVTESYWQGKVGVNDLLSKGKELRSHNWKLQKEAGVDVIPSNDFSYYDQVLDLSLLFNVIPDRYTKFELAPIDVLFAMGRGLQRKATDSTPAVDVTALEMVKWFDSNYHYVRPTFSHSTEFKLNTEAGLKPVDEYLEAKALGIETRPVIVGPISYLYLGKADKDSLDLDPISLLDKILPVYKQLLAKLKEAGAKEVQIDEPILVLDLPKEIQAKYADAYKALAGSDVPEIVLATYFGDVRPNLSAIKGLPVSGFHFDFARVPEQLDEVVAALGDKQTLSVGIVDGRNIWKTDYSKASAFVAKAIEKVGKDRVVVSTSSSLLHTPVDLQNEKKLDATIKDWFSFATQKLDEVVVLAKNASGEDVSKELAANAQSIKSRQESSITTNPKVQERLATVNESLSTRKVPFAERLPSQQTKYNLPLFPTTTIGSFPQTKDIRINRNKYTKGELTAEQYEEFINKEIETVVRFQEEIGLDVLVHGEPERNDMVQYFGEQLEGYAFTTNGWVQSYGSRYVRPPIVVGDVSRPKAMTVKESVYAQSITDKPMKGMLTGPVTCLRWSFPRDDVSQKVQALQLGLALRDEVQDLEKAGITVIQVDEPAIREGLPLRSGKERSDYLNWAAQSFRVATSGVENDTQIHSHFCYSDLDPNHIKALDADVVSIEFSKKDDANYIQEFSNYPNHIGLGLFDIHSPRIPSKEEFISRIEEILKVYPANKFWVNPDCGLKTRGWEETKASLTNMVDAAKHFRGKY
- a CDS encoding DEHA2A07392p (similar to uniprot|Q04697 Saccharomyces cerevisiae YML048w EFF2 involved in glucose repression), yielding MSDEKILNDVSESEDTGYLESYIRFNDDLEKDYCFQIKVDKRYRDLLEIFKSLPIALRPNVFHYSKPIGFQVSTCPGYLTEDGSLLFSYETGMEKFLKKVSFDDKIADTIWPGQLILPVWEFNSFAFYSFITLLVCWLYTDLPDFISPTPGICLTNHMTRGASYLATYFGQHKLAHALIVDIEDPVGIIGQCLFFVFHLIKVLVIFLLFHLGTFNPIRMNRFSGTKVPTDISREQLIELGWTGSRRATPDEYKEYYRDYKIKEHGGMVQAHQAGVFDTLKNLGIYLGEGEGFNTPMDSKSTMADLCDEENDKFTLSYDYLAQLGAFFASYIEKEGVDLADTIKQFRRFGLLHCTDSVKKAVQQRKIFGDSKINK
- a CDS encoding DEHA2A07370p (similar to uniprot|P22146 Saccharomyces cerevisiae YMR307W GAS1 Beta-1.3-glucanosyltransferase), giving the protein MLFKSLISSALLATSALVPSAVAEDLPEIEVVGNKFFYSNNGSQFFMKGVAYQQNTANSSDVSFVDPLADAEACKRDIPYLEELQTNVIRVYALNVSLDHTECMSLLQDAGIYVIADLSQPDESINRKSPEWNLELFDRYTGVVDLFQNYTNVLGFFAGNEVTNDKTNTDASAYVKAAVRDTKAYIKAQNYRTIPVGYSANDDSDIRDSLADYFACGSEEERADFFGINMYEWCGSSSFKKSGYESITKQYKNLGIPIFFSEYGCNEVSPRKFEEVGTIYGDDMTDVWSGGIVYMYFQEENDYGLVSVSGSSVSTLKDFSYLKAELASISPSAAQSSSVGSASVTSCPTSTSNWSAATKLPPTPDKEACDCMAKSLTCVVDSDVSSDDYEDLFDYVCSKVDCDGINGNGTTGDYGAYSPCSDKQKLNFVLNLYYEENGSAKSDCDFSGSATTQKANTASSCSAYLKSAGSSGVGTISGSIQTTKHTGITKTGSSSKSTSGSGSGSGSGSSSSSSSTNTGSSSGSHQISLGLATKSLLVGAVSIFGFGLIFA